The Deltaproteobacteria bacterium genome has a segment encoding these proteins:
- the metK gene encoding methionine adenosyltransferase translates to MGTREYLFTSESVTEGHPDKVADQVSDAVLDALLREDPKSRVACETLVTTGLALIAGEITTKARIDYQDIVRETIRDIGYTDASMGFDCKTCAVMVTLDRQSPDIAMGVDSGEAKEQGAGDQGLMFGYACDHTSEFMPMPIDLAHKITARLAEVRKKGILDFIRPDGKSQVTIKYVNGRPTTVDAVVVSSQHAPEVSQSKLKEAIIEEVIKKVVPAELLTSSTKYFINPTGKFVVGGPHGDCGLTGRKIIVDTYGGHGSHGGGAFSGKDPSKVDRSASYFARYIAKNVVAAGLASECEVQLAYAIGVAEPVSVMVDTFGTEKIPVEKIEEIVKANFRMKPAEIIKDLDLLRPIYRKTAAYGHFGRNESGFSWELTDKAEALRKAAGVVA, encoded by the coding sequence ATGGGAACGAGGGAGTACCTATTCACTTCGGAATCAGTCACCGAGGGGCATCCGGATAAAGTAGCGGACCAGGTATCTGACGCGGTATTGGATGCGCTATTGAGGGAGGACCCCAAGAGCAGGGTCGCGTGCGAGACCCTCGTCACCACCGGACTCGCCCTTATAGCGGGCGAGATAACCACCAAGGCAAGGATCGACTACCAGGACATAGTCAGGGAGACTATAAGGGATATCGGCTACACTGACGCGTCCATGGGTTTCGACTGCAAGACGTGCGCCGTCATGGTCACGCTCGACAGGCAGTCGCCCGACATAGCAATGGGCGTGGACAGCGGGGAGGCGAAGGAGCAGGGCGCGGGCGACCAGGGCCTCATGTTCGGGTACGCGTGCGATCACACCTCCGAGTTCATGCCCATGCCCATCGACCTGGCCCATAAGATAACCGCCAGGCTCGCCGAGGTCAGGAAAAAGGGCATACTGGATTTCATAAGGCCTGACGGCAAGAGCCAGGTCACCATCAAATACGTTAACGGCAGGCCCACGACCGTCGACGCGGTGGTTGTCTCAAGCCAGCACGCGCCCGAGGTAAGCCAGTCCAAGCTCAAGGAAGCGATAATCGAGGAGGTCATAAAGAAGGTCGTCCCGGCCGAGCTTCTGACTTCCTCTACGAAGTATTTCATAAACCCCACCGGCAAATTCGTCGTTGGCGGCCCGCACGGCGACTGCGGCCTCACCGGCAGGAAGATAATCGTCGACACCTACGGCGGCCACGGCAGCCACGGCGGCGGCGCCTTCTCCGGCAAGGACCCCTCCAAGGTTGACAGGAGCGCTTCCTACTTCGCCAGGTATATCGCCAAGAACGTCGTGGCGGCGGGGCTTGCGTCCGAGTGCGAGGTGCAGCTCGCGTACGCCATCGGCGTAGCCGAGCCGGTCTCGGTCATGGTCGACACCTTCGGCACGGAGAAGATACCTGTCGAGAAGATAGAGGAGATAGTAAAGGCCAACTTCCGCATGAAACCGGCGGAGATAATAAAGGACCTTGACCTCCTCCGTCCCATATACAGGAAGACAGCGGCATACGGGCACTTCGGCAGGAACGAGTCGGGCTTCAGCTGGGAGCTCACTGACAAGGCCGAAGCCTTGAGAAAGGCCGCCGGGGTCGTGGCCTGA
- the ahcY gene encoding adenosylhomocysteinase — protein MDFHVKNIKLSQAGRKRIEWAETDMPVLRKVKDSFSKKKPLKGTRLAACLHVTTETANLMITLKAGGADVVLCASNPLSTQDDVAASLVKDYGIPVYAIKGEDNKTYYRHLNAALDFKPNITMDDGADLVSLLHTKRKSAADNIIGSTEETTTGVIRLKSLAVNKLLKFPVIAVNDAFTKHFFDNRYGTGQSTLDGILRATNRLFAGSSFVVCGYGWCGKGVAMRARGMGANVIVTEVDPLKALEAVMDGFRVMPIAEAAKHGDFFCTVTGNLNVIRKEHFLKMKDGALVSNSGHFNVELDLEGLKSVSKGKKVLRDFVEEYTLKNGRTVCVLGEGRLINLAAAEGHPASVMDMSFANQALAADFLVKKGKTLAREVYTVPQEIDKEIARLKLLSLGMNIDTLTSEQKKYLASWEMGT, from the coding sequence ATGGATTTTCACGTGAAGAACATAAAGCTCAGCCAGGCGGGGCGGAAGAGGATTGAATGGGCTGAGACGGACATGCCGGTCCTGAGGAAGGTAAAGGATAGCTTCTCGAAGAAAAAGCCCCTCAAGGGGACCAGGCTCGCGGCCTGCCTCCATGTGACTACCGAGACCGCGAACCTCATGATAACCTTGAAGGCGGGCGGCGCCGACGTGGTGCTCTGCGCATCAAACCCCCTCAGCACCCAGGACGACGTGGCGGCCTCGCTCGTAAAGGACTACGGCATCCCGGTCTACGCGATAAAGGGCGAGGACAACAAGACCTACTACAGGCACCTTAACGCCGCGCTGGATTTCAAGCCGAACATCACCATGGACGACGGCGCCGATCTGGTATCGCTCCTTCATACCAAAAGGAAGAGCGCGGCCGACAACATCATAGGTTCGACCGAGGAGACGACGACCGGCGTCATAAGGCTCAAGAGCCTGGCCGTGAACAAGCTTTTGAAGTTCCCGGTAATAGCGGTTAACGACGCCTTCACAAAGCACTTCTTCGACAACCGGTACGGTACCGGCCAGTCGACCCTCGACGGCATATTACGCGCTACCAACAGGCTCTTCGCGGGCTCGTCGTTCGTCGTATGCGGCTACGGCTGGTGCGGCAAGGGCGTAGCCATGAGGGCCAGGGGCATGGGCGCAAACGTGATCGTGACCGAGGTCGACCCGCTTAAGGCCCTTGAGGCCGTCATGGACGGGTTCAGGGTGATGCCCATCGCTGAGGCCGCGAAGCACGGGGACTTCTTCTGCACGGTCACAGGGAACCTGAACGTGATAAGGAAGGAGCACTTCCTAAAGATGAAGGACGGGGCGCTTGTGTCGAACTCCGGCCACTTCAACGTCGAGCTCGACCTTGAGGGGCTTAAGTCAGTCAGCAAGGGCAAGAAGGTCCTCCGCGATTTCGTCGAGGAATACACGCTCAAGAACGGCAGGACAGTGTGCGTGCTCGGCGAGGGCAGGCTCATCAACCTCGCGGCCGCCGAGGGGCACCCGGCAAGCGTCATGGACATGAGCTTCGCGAACCAGGCGCTCGCGGCGGATTTTCTCGTTAAGAAAGGGAAAACCCTCGCAAGGGAAGTGTACACTGTCCCGCAGGAGATAGACAAGGAGATAGCAAGGCTAAAGCTCCTTTCGCTCGGGATGAACATAGACACCCTCACTAGCGAGCAGAAGAAATATCTTGCTTCCTGGGAGATGGGGACATAG
- a CDS encoding chemotaxis protein CheA, with translation MAKRDLKSERFREFLAEAEDVLNSMGKGLTKLGKGVKAGIIDPAVLNSVFRSAHTLKGMCGIFEQAELAALSHSMEDTLDLLRLGRIALTDDVLYNIMNAQDLMAKIIASKGSGDFTGEIEAAKSALSMMQHVKRTRPRDEIAKDLVSVLTDYEDHRLRENLRGGKNILIVSVRFPITSFDRGYMALTDLLKTESEVIATLPSSKTSHEFLHFDILIGTARDRQFITDLVKEIAEPEIKVLAEPAARPEGREFEVIKGSGGYGHHGRAGSLRRVSNTVRVNISKLDSIMNLISELGILKSDIAALSSEIKGHQEFSVYGIELSKTGKNLDRKLSELRDSVLDVRMVPIGQLFGRFDAFIGKLSRETGKEMRIVTYGDETELDKLIVEELADPLMHIIRNVADHAIEAPVVREALGKPRTGTITFSAYQKGNHVVVEVKDDGAGIDVDLVKEKAVAKGLIAREYADGLSRQEALELIFTPGFSTRDVVSETSGRGVGMDVVKENITSLSGIIDIETVKGKGTRLILTIPITLAIIQALIIEDAGKRYAVPLNSVMEIVELRSASLSSVDTEGAISVEDRVVPAVRLSRFFGHSHSGSSSHAYGIVAGLAEHRLCLVVDHLLEELDVVIKPLSRMLKAPGIAGATDIGTQGTMLVLDVTGILEKVIRERKAGLPARTAIV, from the coding sequence GTGGCTAAGAGAGACTTGAAATCAGAGCGGTTCAGGGAATTCCTTGCCGAAGCTGAGGACGTCCTCAACTCCATGGGGAAGGGTCTCACGAAGCTCGGCAAGGGCGTGAAGGCCGGTATCATAGACCCGGCCGTCCTCAACAGCGTCTTCCGTTCCGCCCATACTCTCAAGGGCATGTGCGGCATATTCGAGCAGGCCGAGCTTGCCGCTCTGAGCCACTCGATGGAAGACACCCTCGATCTCCTCCGCCTCGGTAGGATCGCCCTCACCGACGACGTCCTCTACAATATCATGAACGCCCAGGACCTGATGGCGAAGATAATCGCTTCAAAGGGCTCCGGTGACTTTACGGGCGAGATAGAGGCCGCAAAGTCGGCCCTCTCGATGATGCAGCACGTAAAGAGGACCAGGCCCAGGGACGAGATCGCCAAGGACCTCGTCTCCGTCCTTACCGACTACGAGGACCACAGGCTCCGCGAGAACCTCCGGGGCGGCAAGAACATACTGATAGTGAGCGTCAGGTTCCCCATAACGAGCTTCGACAGGGGATACATGGCGCTTACGGACCTCTTGAAGACAGAGTCGGAGGTCATAGCGACGCTTCCCTCCTCCAAGACAAGCCACGAGTTCCTCCACTTCGACATACTCATCGGCACGGCAAGGGACAGGCAATTCATAACCGACCTCGTAAAGGAGATCGCCGAGCCGGAGATAAAGGTCCTTGCCGAGCCGGCCGCAAGGCCGGAAGGCCGCGAGTTCGAGGTCATAAAGGGGAGCGGCGGATACGGCCACCACGGGAGGGCCGGGTCGCTCAGGAGGGTCAGCAACACCGTCAGGGTGAACATCTCGAAGCTTGACTCGATAATGAACCTCATAAGCGAGCTCGGCATATTGAAATCCGACATAGCAGCCCTGAGCTCTGAGATAAAGGGGCACCAGGAGTTCTCTGTCTACGGGATAGAGCTCTCGAAGACCGGAAAAAACCTCGACAGAAAGCTTTCGGAGCTCCGGGACAGCGTCCTCGACGTGAGAATGGTCCCCATCGGCCAGCTCTTCGGGCGGTTCGACGCCTTCATAGGGAAGCTCTCAAGGGAGACCGGGAAGGAGATGAGGATAGTCACCTACGGCGACGAGACCGAGCTCGACAAGCTCATCGTCGAGGAGCTTGCGGACCCGCTCATGCACATAATAAGGAACGTGGCCGACCACGCCATAGAGGCCCCGGTCGTGAGGGAGGCGCTCGGCAAACCCAGGACCGGCACCATAACCTTTTCCGCCTACCAGAAAGGCAACCACGTGGTCGTGGAAGTCAAGGACGACGGCGCGGGGATAGACGTAGACCTCGTAAAGGAGAAGGCCGTCGCGAAAGGCCTCATAGCCAGGGAGTACGCGGACGGGCTTTCGAGGCAGGAAGCGCTAGAGCTCATATTCACCCCCGGCTTTTCCACCAGGGACGTCGTAAGCGAGACATCCGGCAGGGGCGTCGGCATGGACGTCGTAAAGGAGAACATAACCAGCCTTTCAGGCATTATCGACATCGAGACGGTAAAGGGCAAGGGCACCCGGCTCATACTCACGATACCCATAACGCTCGCGATAATCCAGGCCCTCATAATCGAGGACGCCGGGAAGAGGTACGCGGTGCCCCTCAATTCCGTCATGGAGATAGTGGAGCTCCGGTCCGCGTCCCTCTCCTCCGTGGACACCGAGGGCGCCATAAGCGTGGAGGACAGGGTGGTGCCCGCGGTGAGGCTTTCGAGGTTTTTCGGCCACTCCCATTCCGGCAGTAGCAGCCACGCGTACGGCATAGTGGCGGGGCTTGCCGAGCACAGGCTCTGCCTCGTGGTCGACCATCTCCTTGAGGAGCTTGACGTCGTCATAAAGCCCCTTTCGAGGATGCTCAAGGCCCCGGGCATTGCGGGCGCGACGGACATAGGAACCCAGGGCACCATGCTGGTGCTGGACGTCACCGGCATACTCGAGAAGGTCATACGGGAGAGAAAGGCCGGGCTCCCGGCGCGGACGGCAATCGTATGA
- a CDS encoding chemotaxis protein CheW has protein sequence MKKAIGLKIAEAERQATVAPTVENYDESLDHKKRSAEGTINIISFFLEADEYAFEVSEAVEVLRPRQTTEVPWTPAYIKGILSVRGEMVPVLDLKMRLGLGTVNGRPTARILVIAVEDLKAGLLVDRLSGVKEVPARLLEPPGESEPQAAFMKAVIHDGEKVIKLLDAGVLITVENL, from the coding sequence ATGAAGAAGGCGATAGGGCTCAAGATAGCCGAGGCTGAGCGCCAGGCGACGGTTGCGCCGACTGTCGAGAACTATGACGAGAGCCTCGATCATAAAAAGAGGTCTGCCGAGGGGACTATCAACATCATATCGTTCTTCCTTGAGGCGGATGAATACGCCTTCGAGGTCTCAGAGGCGGTAGAGGTATTGAGGCCCAGGCAGACGACGGAAGTCCCGTGGACCCCGGCTTACATAAAGGGCATACTCTCCGTGAGGGGCGAGATGGTCCCGGTGCTGGATTTGAAGATGCGCCTCGGGCTGGGGACGGTAAACGGCAGGCCTACGGCAAGGATACTTGTGATCGCCGTGGAGGACCTGAAGGCCGGGCTCCTGGTCGACAGGCTCTCCGGCGTAAAGGAGGTGCCGGCCAGGCTCCTCGAGCCGCCTGGAGAGTCCGAGCCCCAGGCGGCTTTCATGAAGGCCGTGATACATGACGGGGAAAAGGTGATAAAGCTCCTGGACGCAGGCGTGCTGATAACCGTAGAGAATTTATGA
- a CDS encoding chemotaxis protein CheW, translating into MKSIRSKYTRPDFQFIRFRLGPFEFGIEIGEVKEILRLKEPRKAEKAPGFIEGLINMRSMTLPVMDLRKRFSFQAEPTETARIIVASIDSLIIGLIVDEVSDIALGAKEVTLKPEPSGSPWDDCLEVSVETGSGKVLIINPSKVFTDEEKRFLACPVNAD; encoded by the coding sequence ATGAAGAGCATCAGGTCTAAATATACCAGGCCTGATTTCCAGTTCATCAGGTTCCGGCTCGGCCCTTTCGAGTTCGGTATCGAAATAGGCGAGGTTAAGGAGATACTGAGGCTCAAGGAGCCCCGGAAGGCGGAAAAGGCCCCCGGGTTCATCGAGGGGCTCATAAATATGAGATCTATGACGCTCCCCGTCATGGACCTCAGGAAAAGGTTTTCCTTCCAGGCAGAGCCGACGGAAACCGCAAGAATTATAGTTGCTTCCATAGATTCCCTTATAATCGGTCTTATCGTCGACGAGGTCTCTGATATCGCGCTCGGGGCCAAGGAGGTCACGTTGAAGCCCGAGCCTTCCGGCTCTCCCTGGGACGACTGCCTCGAAGTCTCGGTTGAGACCGGGAGCGGTAAGGTCCTCATCATAAATCCGTCGAAGGTCTTTACCGACGAGGAAAAGCGCTTTCTGGCGTGCCCCGTAAATGCCGATTAA
- a CDS encoding outer membrane protein assembly factor BamD has product MKTALKRTWKSTVFSPLLLAVTIGLSGCATAPEAYKRDAAELYNSGMQAYLGGRLDEADKSFRTLLEDHPMSQYSTEAELLLGDVSYAMENYEDASAYYANFIALRPAHARAPYALFQKGMSHMKEVLSLDRDQTSTRKALFAFEDLLAAYPGSPYAERSREFISFLRGRLAEREFYIANFYFKKKNYKGSLGRLRDILAEYPDAGITDKALYYVGVSYLKLGEKELAEDAFSTLLKNYPDSPYAEDAKNRMRAG; this is encoded by the coding sequence ATGAAAACGGCTTTGAAGAGGACCTGGAAAAGTACCGTTTTTTCGCCGCTCCTCCTGGCGGTCACAATCGGGCTTTCGGGGTGCGCGACCGCCCCGGAGGCCTATAAGAGGGACGCGGCCGAGCTCTATAATAGCGGCATGCAGGCCTATCTCGGCGGCAGACTCGATGAGGCCGACAAGAGCTTCAGGACGCTTCTCGAGGACCATCCGATGAGCCAGTACTCCACTGAGGCGGAGCTTCTCCTTGGAGACGTGAGCTACGCGATGGAGAATTACGAGGACGCCAGCGCCTATTACGCCAATTTCATCGCGCTCCGCCCGGCCCACGCCAGGGCGCCTTACGCGCTCTTCCAGAAGGGCATGAGCCACATGAAAGAGGTGCTCTCCCTCGACAGGGACCAGACCTCGACGAGAAAGGCCCTCTTCGCCTTCGAAGACCTGCTCGCCGCATACCCCGGTTCACCATACGCGGAAAGGTCCAGGGAGTTCATCTCGTTTCTCCGGGGGAGGCTCGCCGAGAGGGAATTCTACATAGCCAACTTCTATTTCAAGAAGAAGAACTACAAGGGCTCTCTCGGCCGCCTGAGGGACATACTTGCCGAATACCCCGACGCAGGCATAACCGACAAGGCCCTTTACTACGTTGGCGTGTCTTATTTAAAGCTCGGCGAGAAGGAGCTTGCCGAGGACGCCTTCTCCACGCTTCTTAAAAACTACCCGGACAGCCCTTACGCCGAGGACGCAAAAAACAGGATGCGCGCGGGATAG
- a CDS encoding tetratricopeptide repeat protein has product MEKGWQHEYDLGKRAFDERDYDAALVHLEKVAAEKTGFADVHNMLGLVYYNASRHEDAIAAFRRAIEINPSYTEASLNLAVVYNELGRFDKSAEVYTLAKQARQGSHSYLDPFVKGKLANMHSNLARIYKDMGFYAEAVEEYRKALRLRPEFADIRTSLGVSCRDMRDYNAAVRELQEAVRQNPSYPDSRIQLGLTYYAMGQRENARTEWQGVLRDHPDHKMARMYMNLLLAPAEKPE; this is encoded by the coding sequence ATGGAAAAGGGCTGGCAGCATGAATACGATCTTGGCAAGAGGGCATTCGACGAGAGGGACTACGACGCGGCCCTCGTCCACCTTGAGAAGGTAGCGGCAGAGAAGACCGGCTTCGCCGACGTCCACAACATGCTCGGGCTCGTATACTACAACGCGTCCAGGCACGAGGACGCCATAGCCGCTTTCCGCAGGGCCATAGAGATAAACCCGAGCTATACGGAGGCTTCCCTGAACCTGGCGGTAGTTTATAACGAGCTCGGCAGGTTCGACAAGTCTGCCGAGGTCTACACGCTCGCGAAACAGGCGAGGCAAGGCTCCCATTCCTATCTCGACCCGTTCGTAAAAGGCAAGCTCGCCAACATGCACTCAAACCTCGCCCGCATCTATAAAGACATGGGCTTCTACGCCGAGGCGGTGGAAGAATACAGGAAGGCGCTGAGGCTCCGGCCCGAGTTCGCCGACATCAGGACAAGCCTGGGGGTGTCCTGCAGGGACATGAGGGACTATAACGCGGCGGTAAGGGAGCTCCAGGAGGCCGTAAGGCAGAACCCCTCGTATCCCGATTCCAGGATCCAGCTCGGCCTCACCTATTACGCCATGGGACAGCGCGAAAACGCCAGGACCGAATGGCAGGGCGTGCTCCGCGACCACCCCGATCACAAGATGGCCCGGATGTACATGAACCTCCTGCTTGCGCCTGCCGAAAAACCGGAGTAA
- a CDS encoding AbrB/MazE/SpoVT family DNA-binding domain-containing protein — MARKKNGSCCKPGEVKKEGLSVEAVVGVDERGQMVLPKELRERAGIRAGDKLAVAAWERGGQVCCITLVKVDELVEMLKDRLGPVMKEVL, encoded by the coding sequence ATGGCGAGGAAGAAGAACGGAAGCTGCTGCAAACCCGGAGAAGTGAAAAAAGAGGGCCTTTCGGTCGAAGCGGTCGTGGGGGTCGATGAGCGAGGGCAGATGGTCCTGCCAAAGGAGCTAAGGGAGAGGGCAGGGATAAGGGCCGGGGACAAGCTCGCGGTCGCCGCCTGGGAAAGGGGAGGCCAGGTCTGCTGCATTACGCTCGTAAAGGTGGATGAGCTTGTCGAGATGCTGAAAGACAGGCTAGGCCCGGTAATGAAGGAGGTCCTTTGA
- a CDS encoding acetyl-CoA synthase subunit gamma, protein MGAPSRQAEGPLRTSSDLNLRDRLGHLRCRIGSYRMRHAVKPGLYSLGSPDEASDVFVTGNYKMSFDMLRSSLSGMDAWILVLDTRGINVWCAAGKGTFGTGELVKKVFTERLHERVSHRRLILPQLGAPGVSAHDVKKETGFRVVYGPVRASDIKGFVSSGYKCGEGMRKVRSGMADRFVLTPMELRPAFKWFMAFSAAAFAASAVTASGVSLDAALDYGLPLVLLGLVSVLAGALLTPMFLPYIPFRPFALKGWLTGLFSVLAASVFIPLPESAAYRHMTLVFFPLASSYFALQFTGSSTYTGISGVEKELRFALPVYAAGLIVSIAFFASFKAGWL, encoded by the coding sequence ATGGGTGCTCCGTCACGTCAGGCGGAGGGGCCTTTACGGACCTCTTCGGACCTGAACTTACGCGACCGCCTTGGACACCTGAGGTGCAGGATAGGCTCCTACAGGATGAGGCATGCCGTTAAGCCGGGGCTTTACTCGCTCGGCAGCCCGGACGAGGCCTCCGACGTCTTCGTCACGGGAAACTACAAGATGAGCTTCGATATGCTCCGGAGCTCCCTTTCGGGCATGGACGCCTGGATACTCGTCCTGGACACAAGGGGCATAAACGTCTGGTGCGCGGCGGGGAAGGGGACCTTCGGCACAGGAGAGCTGGTGAAAAAAGTCTTTACGGAAAGGCTCCATGAGAGGGTCTCCCACAGGAGGCTTATACTTCCCCAGCTCGGCGCTCCGGGCGTATCGGCGCATGATGTCAAAAAAGAGACCGGCTTCCGGGTGGTATACGGCCCGGTCCGGGCTTCCGATATCAAGGGGTTCGTGAGCTCCGGGTACAAGTGCGGGGAGGGGATGAGGAAAGTTCGCTCCGGAATGGCAGACAGGTTTGTCCTTACGCCAATGGAGCTCAGGCCGGCTTTCAAATGGTTTATGGCCTTCTCAGCCGCCGCTTTTGCCGCCTCCGCGGTCACGGCCTCGGGCGTTTCGTTGGATGCCGCTCTTGATTACGGTTTGCCGCTTGTGCTTCTCGGTTTAGTTTCGGTCCTGGCAGGCGCGCTACTAACGCCCATGTTTTTGCCTTATATACCTTTCAGGCCGTTTGCCCTGAAGGGCTGGCTCACGGGGCTTTTTTCGGTCCTCGCGGCTTCCGTTTTCATCCCCCTTCCTGAAAGCGCCGCATACAGGCACATGACGCTCGTATTTTTCCCGCTCGCGAGCTCGTATTTTGCCCTGCAATTCACGGGTTCGAGCACATATACAGGCATCTCCGGGGTTGAAAAGGAACTCAGGTTCGCTCTCCCGGTTTACGCGGCAGGCCTTATTGTCTCAATAGCGTTTTTCGCGTCCTTCAAAGCGGGGTGGCTATGA
- a CDS encoding 4Fe-4S binding protein has product MAMMYLRGVSTLQYDSAKCSGCGYCAAVCPQRVFVMKGGKAGVIDRDLCMECGACMRNCVSGAIKVRSGVGCAAALINGMLTGDASCGCSDGGSTPCCG; this is encoded by the coding sequence GTGGCTATGATGTATTTGCGAGGGGTCTCGACTCTCCAGTACGACAGCGCCAAATGCAGCGGCTGCGGATATTGCGCGGCTGTCTGCCCGCAACGGGTCTTCGTCATGAAGGGAGGAAAAGCCGGTGTTATTGACCGGGACCTCTGCATGGAATGCGGCGCCTGCATGAGGAATTGCGTCAGCGGGGCGATCAAGGTGAGGTCCGGAGTGGGCTGCGCGGCCGCCCTCATAAACGGCATGCTTACGGGAGACGCATCGTGCGGATGCTCGGACGGCGGCTCCACCCCTTGCTGTGGATAG
- a CDS encoding Spy/CpxP family protein refolding chaperone: MRLSVRRPLMALAALVAAGTLTAAAVHAEPGKYGKEHYAGCESKHKHERHGEKQWIKDLTAEQKTEMKRLKVELKKELASLNAAMGLKETDIRKAVASDTPDRKAISKLASEISGLKAKALETRYDHMIKVRSLLTPEQKLEFDASVLAGDGYDRWKH; this comes from the coding sequence ATGAGATTATCAGTCAGAAGGCCGTTGATGGCGCTCGCGGCGCTGGTCGCGGCAGGGACGCTTACCGCAGCGGCCGTTCACGCCGAACCTGGCAAATACGGCAAGGAACATTATGCTGGCTGCGAAAGCAAGCATAAGCATGAAAGGCACGGCGAAAAGCAATGGATAAAGGACCTTACCGCCGAGCAGAAGACCGAGATGAAGCGCCTCAAAGTGGAGCTTAAAAAAGAGCTTGCGTCACTTAATGCCGCCATGGGGCTGAAGGAAACCGACATAAGGAAAGCGGTCGCCTCTGACACCCCGGACAGGAAGGCGATCTCGAAGCTCGCATCGGAGATATCCGGGCTCAAGGCTAAAGCCCTTGAGACCAGGTATGACCACATGATTAAGGTGCGGAGCCTCCTTACGCCTGAGCAGAAACTTGAGTTCGACGCCTCGGTACTCGCCGGGGACGGATACGACCGCTGGAAGCACTGA
- a CDS encoding periplasmic heavy metal sensor: MGSKLLKPVLFISILFNITILGAAGFFYLKECGTSLGKAEKRHEAVTEKLKLTPEQKSLFKEEDKKFRASIQAAHGELAEKRRHIFRLLKEEEPDRASINASLAEIGRVQGVIEAKAIEHMLREKAVLNREQQERYLELLEKRMEKRMAERKWKHTHPSP; the protein is encoded by the coding sequence ATGGGCAGTAAGTTACTTAAACCCGTACTCTTCATCTCGATCCTTTTCAATATAACCATCCTCGGGGCAGCAGGTTTCTTCTACCTCAAGGAATGCGGGACCTCCCTGGGCAAGGCTGAAAAAAGGCACGAGGCGGTTACGGAGAAGCTTAAGCTCACTCCCGAGCAGAAATCACTATTCAAGGAAGAGGACAAAAAATTCAGGGCGTCGATACAGGCCGCGCACGGCGAGCTTGCGGAAAAAAGGAGGCATATATTCAGGCTCTTAAAGGAGGAGGAACCCGACAGGGCTTCCATAAACGCCTCGCTCGCCGAGATAGGCAGGGTCCAGGGCGTGATCGAGGCCAAGGCAATAGAGCACATGCTCAGGGAAAAGGCGGTCCTGAACAGGGAGCAGCAGGAAAGGTATCTGGAGCTTCTCGAAAAGAGGATGGAAAAGCGTATGGCGGAGAGGAAATGGAAGCACACGCACCCTTCGCCGTGA
- a CDS encoding zf-HC2 domain-containing protein encodes MDCEKAQYLLSGYADGLIGEDDRKGLVAHLGSCSGCAGEARFLIALKDAFRSAPKYSAPGGFASGVMERIRDEGLDIRGEGAFGWFRAMPLRLKFAEAAAAAFVMALGIYSAGVLSDNLFSSGAENAALEQSDPSLVASVQPEDLGPVPPVSLGDIYLSIKENGNGQ; translated from the coding sequence ATGGACTGCGAAAAGGCACAATATCTCTTATCCGGTTACGCCGACGGCCTCATCGGTGAGGACGATAGGAAGGGGCTTGTCGCTCACCTTGGCTCGTGCTCCGGGTGCGCTGGGGAGGCCCGTTTTCTCATCGCCCTCAAGGACGCCTTCCGTTCGGCACCGAAGTACAGCGCACCAGGGGGCTTCGCATCCGGGGTGATGGAAAGGATAAGGGACGAGGGGCTCGACATCCGGGGCGAGGGCGCGTTCGGATGGTTCAGGGCCATGCCGCTACGACTGAAGTTCGCCGAGGCCGCGGCAGCCGCGTTCGTAATGGCGCTCGGGATATATTCGGCCGGGGTCCTCTCGGACAACCTCTTTTCCAGCGGGGCCGAGAACGCCGCCCTGGAACAGTCGGACCCAAGCCTCGTGGCGTCGGTGCAGCCGGAAGACCTCGGCCCCGTGCCGCCCGTGTCCCTGGGCGACATATACCTGTCAATAAAGGAGAACGGCAATGGGCAGTAA